Proteins encoded together in one Sulfitobacter pontiacus window:
- the trpA gene encoding tryptophan synthase subunit alpha yields the protein MTRIDAKFADLKSQGKKAFVAYVMAGDPDFDTSLEVVRGLPGAGVDIIELGLPFTDPMADGSAIQLAGQRALEGGMTLDKTLALAAAFREQDDTTPIVLMGYYNPIYSKGVDTFLEAAKTAGVDGLIVVDLPPEEDAELCLPAQAAGMNFIRLATPTTDDKRLPRVVQNTSGFVYYVSITGITGSAEADAGDVAPEVERIQNASGLPVIVGFGVNTPDKAEAIASVADGVVVGSAIVSKIADGLPVEDVLSFVKTLSDGAHRA from the coding sequence ATGACACGTATCGACGCCAAATTCGCTGACCTCAAATCCCAAGGCAAGAAAGCCTTTGTCGCCTATGTGATGGCAGGCGATCCCGACTTTGACACGTCGCTCGAGGTGGTGCGCGGCCTGCCTGGCGCGGGCGTCGATATTATCGAACTGGGGCTGCCGTTTACCGATCCGATGGCCGATGGCTCTGCCATTCAGCTGGCGGGACAGCGCGCGCTTGAAGGCGGGATGACGCTGGACAAGACGCTGGCGCTTGCTGCGGCGTTCCGCGAACAGGATGACACGACCCCGATCGTGCTGATGGGCTATTACAACCCGATCTATTCCAAAGGCGTGGATACATTCCTAGAGGCGGCCAAGACGGCCGGCGTGGACGGGCTGATCGTCGTGGACCTGCCACCGGAAGAAGACGCCGAGCTGTGCCTGCCCGCGCAAGCCGCCGGTATGAACTTTATCCGCCTTGCGACCCCTACGACCGATGACAAACGTCTACCGCGGGTTGTGCAGAACACCTCGGGCTTTGTGTATTACGTGTCGATCACCGGCATCACCGGCTCTGCCGAAGCGGATGCGGGCGATGTCGCCCCCGAGGTTGAGCGCATTCAGAACGCCAGTGGCCTGCCCGTCATTGTCGGGTTTGGCGTGAACACCCCAGACAAAGCCGAAGCCATTGCAAGCGTTGCTGATGGGGTTGTTGTCGGCTCTGCCATCGTGTCAAAAATCGCAGATGGGCTGCCTGTCGAAGACGTGCTAAGCTTTGTCAAAACCCTGTCGGATGGTGCGCACCGGGCCTGA
- a CDS encoding alpha-hydroxy acid oxidase, which yields MPVITTIDDLKRLHERRVPRMFYDYAESGSWTEQTFRENTTDFEQIRLRQRVAVDMSGRSTKTQMIGQDVAMPVALAPVGLTGMQHADGEIKAARAAEAFGVPFTLSTMSINSIEDVAEATTKPFWFQLYTMRDEDYVARLIQRAKDAKCSALVITLDLQILGQRHKDLKNGLSAPPKLTAKTLANLATKWSWGIGMMGAKRRSFGNIVGHVHGVDDTANLGAWTAEQFDPTLDWGKIAKLKEQWGGKVILKGILDADDARMALKVGADAIIVSNHGGRQLDGAISSIRALPSILEAVGDQIEVHLDSGIRSGQDVLKAMAMGAKGTYIGRAFIYGLGAMGQAGVTSALEVIHKELDLSMALCGETSVAGLGKHNLLIPKGFEGDWQP from the coding sequence ATGCCCGTGATCACCACCATCGACGACCTCAAGCGCCTGCATGAACGCCGCGTGCCGCGGATGTTCTATGACTACGCGGAATCGGGCAGCTGGACAGAGCAAACCTTTCGCGAGAACACGACCGATTTTGAACAGATCCGCCTGCGCCAGCGCGTCGCCGTGGATATGAGCGGGCGCAGCACCAAGACGCAGATGATCGGGCAGGATGTGGCGATGCCTGTGGCACTTGCCCCTGTCGGGCTGACCGGCATGCAGCACGCCGACGGAGAGATCAAAGCCGCCCGCGCCGCCGAAGCCTTTGGCGTGCCCTTCACCCTGTCGACCATGTCCATCAATTCGATCGAGGATGTGGCAGAGGCGACGACGAAACCCTTCTGGTTCCAGCTTTATACCATGCGCGACGAAGACTATGTCGCGCGGCTGATCCAGCGCGCCAAGGATGCCAAATGCTCGGCCCTTGTCATCACGCTTGATCTGCAAATCCTCGGCCAGCGCCACAAAGATCTGAAGAACGGCCTGTCCGCCCCACCCAAGCTGACCGCCAAAACGCTCGCCAATCTGGCAACCAAATGGAGCTGGGGCATCGGCATGATGGGGGCCAAGCGGCGCAGCTTCGGCAATATCGTGGGCCATGTGCACGGCGTCGACGACACAGCCAACCTCGGCGCATGGACGGCAGAGCAATTCGACCCCACCCTCGACTGGGGCAAGATCGCCAAGCTGAAAGAGCAATGGGGCGGCAAGGTCATCCTCAAGGGTATTCTTGACGCCGACGATGCGCGGATGGCGCTGAAAGTCGGGGCGGATGCGATCATCGTCAGCAACCACGGCGGGCGCCAGCTGGACGGGGCGATCAGCTCTATCCGGGCGCTGCCGTCAATCCTGGAGGCCGTGGGCGACCAGATCGAAGTCCATCTGGACAGTGGAATCAGGTCCGGTCAGGACGTGCTCAAGGCGATGGCGATGGGGGCCAAGGGCACCTATATCGGGCGCGCCTTCATCTACGGGCTTGGTGCGATGGGTCAGGCCGGGGTTACCTCGGCGCTGGAGGTCATCCACAAGGAGCTCGACCTGTCCATGGCGCTTTGCGGTGAAACCTCTGTCGCGGGCTTGGGCAAGCATAACCTGCTTATTCCAAAAGGTTTTGAAGGCGACTGGCAGCCCTGA
- a CDS encoding SDR family oxidoreductase — MELKNKRIIVTGGSDGIGRHICLKLAAVGTRLAILGRDADRLAAVEAECVAAGASEAIGIACDVQNPDAISGAVEQVTAAFGGLDILINNAGIWHKTGPLDEIPPQLLQATVQTNLTGLMQITQAAIPALRANDEGIILNVVSKSGVVAQAGQSVYTATKYGVRGFTEVLKADEENTGVRVGGVYQSGTNTGMFSKAGEDVPNHIFTEPDDLADVVVFVLSRPPKLWIHDIRIEL, encoded by the coding sequence ATGGAATTAAAGAACAAGCGTATCATCGTCACTGGTGGCAGTGATGGTATTGGGCGGCATATTTGCCTTAAACTCGCGGCAGTAGGGACGCGTCTGGCCATTCTGGGGCGCGATGCTGACCGTCTGGCTGCGGTAGAGGCTGAATGCGTCGCCGCTGGAGCCAGCGAAGCGATCGGCATTGCGTGTGATGTCCAGAACCCGGATGCGATCAGCGGGGCGGTAGAGCAGGTGACAGCCGCATTTGGCGGGCTGGATATTCTGATCAACAATGCGGGCATCTGGCACAAAACCGGCCCGCTGGATGAGATCCCGCCGCAGCTTTTGCAGGCGACCGTGCAGACCAATCTGACGGGTTTGATGCAGATCACGCAAGCCGCCATTCCGGCGCTGCGCGCGAATGACGAGGGGATCATTCTTAATGTCGTTTCCAAGTCCGGCGTCGTCGCGCAGGCCGGGCAATCTGTCTATACCGCCACGAAATACGGGGTGCGTGGCTTTACCGAGGTGCTGAAAGCGGACGAGGAAAACACCGGCGTGCGCGTGGGCGGCGTTTACCAGTCGGGGACAAACACGGGGATGTTCAGCAAGGCGGGGGAGGATGTGCCCAATCATATCTTTACCGAGCCCGACGATCTGGCGGATGTGGTGGTCTTTGTGCTCTCGCGGCCGCCAAAACTGTGGATCCACGATATCCGCATCGAATTGTGA
- a CDS encoding NAD(P)-dependent oxidoreductase — translation MKKLVLTGAAGRLGSYLREPLSKMCQELVSTDIVDDIGTLYEGESYAKADVAVYDQIAPLLEGADMVVHFGAIVDEKPFEELLGPNFVGSYNVWEAAYQHGLQRVVYASSIHAVGMHKKSDFIGIDAPHKPDTFYGLAKCFSEDLASMYWDKRGLEAVCLRILSCAQVNNTRALGSWLSYDDLIQLVTRAIDTPSVGFSVVYGVSNNDRAPVDNAKASFLGYRPKDNAEQFAEKILAEAPPVDLKDPGQMHHGGPFAAVDLGESGVASMNIVNDKKTT, via the coding sequence ATGAAGAAACTGGTTCTGACGGGGGCCGCAGGGCGGCTTGGGTCCTACCTGCGTGAACCCCTGTCTAAGATGTGCCAAGAACTGGTCAGCACCGACATCGTCGATGACATCGGCACGCTCTATGAAGGCGAAAGCTACGCCAAGGCCGATGTCGCCGTCTATGACCAGATCGCGCCGCTGCTGGAGGGTGCGGACATGGTTGTCCACTTCGGCGCCATCGTCGATGAAAAACCCTTCGAGGAACTGCTGGGGCCGAATTTCGTCGGATCTTACAACGTGTGGGAAGCCGCCTATCAGCACGGGCTTCAACGGGTCGTTTATGCTTCGTCCATCCACGCTGTGGGCATGCACAAGAAGTCCGACTTCATCGGCATCGACGCGCCCCACAAGCCCGATACATTCTACGGCCTCGCCAAATGCTTTAGCGAAGACCTTGCGTCCATGTATTGGGACAAACGCGGGCTAGAGGCCGTGTGCCTGCGCATCCTCAGCTGCGCACAGGTCAACAACACCCGTGCCTTGGGATCGTGGCTGTCCTATGACGATCTGATCCAGCTGGTCACCCGCGCCATCGATACGCCATCGGTCGGCTTCAGCGTGGTCTACGGCGTCTCCAACAACGACCGCGCGCCGGTGGACAATGCCAAAGCGTCCTTCCTCGGCTATCGCCCGAAAGACAACGCAGAGCAGTTCGCCGAGAAGATCCTTGCCGAAGCACCACCGGTCGATCTGAAAGACCCCGGCCAAATGCACCACGGTGGCCCCTTTGCCGCGGTCGACCTCGGCGAAAGCGGCGTGGCGTCGATGAACATCGTCAACGACAAGAAAACCACCTGA
- the ychF gene encoding redox-regulated ATPase YchF, which produces MGFKMGIVGLPNVGKSTLFNALTKTAAAQAANFPFCTIEPNVGEVAVPDSRLDKLAAIAGSKQIIPTRMTFVDIAGLVKGASKGEGLGNQFLANIRETDAIAHVLRCFEDGDVTHVEGRVDPVADAETIDTELMLADLESIEKRRAGLVRKIKGNDKDAAQQDRLLAAAQEAIENGKPARTVEVDADDAKAWRMLQLLTTKPVLYVCNVGESEAAEGNALSAKVAEMAAAQGNSHVVISAQIEEEISQLEPEEASMFLDEMGLEEAGLDRLIRAGYELLHLETYFTVGPKEARAWTIKAGTSAPKAAGVIHGDFEKGFIRAETIAYDDFVALGGEGPAKEAGKMRAEGKSYTVKDGDVLHFLFNT; this is translated from the coding sequence ATGGGCTTTAAGATGGGAATCGTGGGTCTGCCGAATGTCGGCAAGTCGACCCTCTTCAACGCGCTGACCAAAACAGCGGCAGCGCAGGCGGCCAATTTTCCGTTCTGCACAATCGAACCGAACGTCGGTGAAGTCGCGGTGCCGGATTCGCGCCTTGATAAACTCGCGGCGATTGCGGGCTCCAAGCAGATTATCCCGACGCGGATGACCTTTGTGGATATCGCAGGCTTGGTCAAAGGGGCGTCCAAAGGGGAAGGCCTCGGCAACCAGTTCCTGGCCAATATCCGCGAGACGGACGCGATCGCGCATGTGCTGCGCTGCTTTGAGGATGGCGATGTGACCCACGTCGAAGGGCGCGTGGACCCCGTGGCCGACGCCGAGACCATCGATACAGAACTGATGCTTGCCGATCTGGAAAGCATCGAAAAACGCCGCGCCGGTCTGGTCCGCAAGATCAAGGGCAACGATAAAGACGCAGCGCAGCAGGACCGCCTGTTGGCCGCCGCGCAAGAAGCTATCGAGAACGGCAAGCCCGCGCGCACCGTCGAGGTTGACGCGGATGACGCCAAGGCTTGGCGCATGCTGCAATTGCTGACGACCAAGCCCGTGCTTTATGTCTGCAACGTCGGCGAATCCGAAGCGGCCGAGGGCAATGCCCTTTCTGCAAAAGTCGCTGAAATGGCCGCGGCGCAGGGCAATAGCCATGTCGTGATCTCTGCCCAGATCGAGGAAGAAATCAGCCAGCTGGAGCCCGAAGAGGCCAGCATGTTCCTGGACGAGATGGGGCTAGAGGAAGCCGGGCTTGATCGGTTGATCCGCGCGGGCTACGAGCTGCTGCACCTTGAGACATACTTCACCGTCGGCCCGAAAGAGGCCCGCGCCTGGACGATCAAGGCTGGCACCTCTGCGCCGAAAGCCGCTGGCGTGATCCACGGTGATTTTGAAAAAGGCTTCATCCGCGCCGAAACCATCGCTTATGACGATTTCGTGGCCTTGGGCGGTGAAGGCCCCGCCAAGGAAGCCGGCAAGATGCGCGCCGAGGGCAAAAGCTACACCGTCAAAGACGGCGACGTGCTGCACTTCCTGTTCAACACCTGA
- a CDS encoding FAD-binding oxidoreductase, translated as MPQPNHSTYDVVIIGGAIFGSSVAWWLTQMAGFDGKVLVVERDPTYEYAATSHTNSCIRQQFSSAINVKVSQFGAEFIKNFRRFMGDDPEVPHLALQNFGYLYLADTPEFAQTLQQNQQIQVALGAGTQHMTAAEVAAAYPFYQLDDIIAANHNRVDEGYFDGGTMFNWFKRMARRNGVEYLHDEVTAMTKAADGTSVTHVMLKSGATVACGTVVNASGPRAAATAGMAGITLPVEPRKRYTFVFDAAKPLDRDLPLTIDPSGVHFRTEGKYYMAGCPPREDPAVAYDDFAFDHSLWEDKVWPAIATRVPQFDQVKVINEWVGHYDYNTLDQNAIVGPHSVVENFLCLNGFSGHGLQQAPALGRGIAEWIAYGAYRTLDLGPYAYRRIEENQSLIEKAVI; from the coding sequence ATGCCGCAGCCCAATCACAGCACCTATGACGTTGTCATTATCGGTGGCGCGATCTTTGGATCGTCGGTCGCATGGTGGCTGACCCAGATGGCCGGTTTTGACGGCAAGGTTCTGGTGGTCGAACGTGACCCCACCTATGAATACGCCGCCACAAGCCATACCAACAGTTGCATCCGCCAGCAGTTCAGCTCGGCCATCAACGTGAAGGTGTCGCAGTTCGGGGCCGAGTTTATCAAGAACTTCCGCCGGTTTATGGGCGATGATCCAGAGGTGCCGCATCTGGCGTTGCAAAATTTTGGCTATCTCTACCTCGCGGACACGCCCGAGTTTGCGCAGACGCTGCAACAGAACCAGCAGATACAGGTGGCACTGGGGGCGGGCACGCAGCACATGACCGCCGCCGAAGTCGCCGCCGCCTATCCGTTCTATCAGCTTGATGACATCATTGCCGCCAACCACAACCGCGTGGATGAAGGCTATTTCGACGGCGGCACCATGTTTAACTGGTTCAAGCGCATGGCCCGCCGCAACGGCGTGGAATACCTGCACGACGAAGTGACCGCGATGACCAAAGCCGCCGATGGCACATCCGTCACCCATGTCATGCTGAAATCCGGCGCGACGGTGGCCTGCGGGACGGTGGTCAACGCTTCTGGCCCGCGGGCGGCCGCGACGGCGGGCATGGCCGGCATCACCCTCCCGGTAGAGCCGCGCAAACGCTATACTTTTGTGTTCGATGCCGCCAAACCGCTGGACCGCGACCTGCCGCTGACAATCGACCCGTCCGGCGTGCATTTCAGGACCGAAGGGAAATACTACATGGCGGGCTGCCCCCCGCGCGAAGATCCTGCGGTCGCCTATGACGACTTTGCCTTTGATCACAGCCTTTGGGAAGACAAGGTGTGGCCCGCCATCGCCACCCGCGTCCCGCAGTTCGATCAGGTCAAGGTGATCAACGAATGGGTCGGGCACTACGATTACAACACGCTGGACCAGAACGCGATTGTCGGGCCGCACAGTGTGGTCGAGAATTTCCTGTGCCTGAACGGGTTCTCCGGTCACGGGCTGCAACAGGCACCCGCCCTTGGCCGTGGCATCGCTGAATGGATCGCCTATGGCGCATACCGCACGTTGGACCTAGGCCCCTACGCCTACCGCCGGATCGAGGAAAACCAATCGCTGATTGAAAAGGCGGTGATTTGA